The DNA region CGGGTCGGCTGGATTGATGCGCGCCGGTTCGCTTTGGCTGAACGCTTCGCCAGCCGCCTGCCAGAAGGCCTCGCTGAGTTCGATGGTGTCGGGCAGCAGTTGCGATTGGTGGCGCGGGATGAAGCCGGTATCCAGCTCGGCGGCGGCAAATGCCGGATGGGCAATGATGCGCCGCAAGAACGCCAGGTTGGTCCTGACGCCGCCCACGGCGAATTCGTCGAGCATGCCCAGCAGGCGCAGACGCGCCTCTTCACGGGTCTCGCCCCAGGCGATCAGCTTGCCGAGCATCGGGTCGTAAAAGGGCGAAACGCTGTCACCCTCGGCCACGCCGCTGTCCACACGCCTGCCAACGCCATGGGCGGGCTCGCGATACAGATTCAGTGTCCCGGTCGCGGGCAGGAAGTCGTTGGCCGGGTCTTCGGCGTAGAGCCGGACTTCGATGGCATGACCGATCAGCGGAACCTGCTCCTGAGTGATCGGCAGGGGTTCACCGCGCGCCACGCGGATCTGCCACTCGACCAGATCCAGCCCTGTGATGTATTCGGTCACCGGGTGTTCGACCTGCAGGCGGGTATTCATCTCCATGAAGAAGAACTCGCCGCGTGCGTCGAGCAGGAACTCCACAGTACCTGCGCCCACGTAGCCAATCGCCTGGGCGGCCTTGACTGCCGCTTCGCCCATGGCCCGGCGCAGTTCAGTCGTCAGGCCCGGTGCAGGCGCTTCTTCGACCACTTTCTGGTGGCGGCGCTGAATGGAGCAGTCGCGCTCGTTGAGGTACAGGCAATGACCGTGCTGATCGGCAAACACCTGAATCTCGACATGACGCGGTGACAACACGTATTTTTCCACCAGCATTCGTGCATCGCCGAACGACGACTGCGCCTCACGCTGAGCGGAGGCCAGCGCTTCGGTCAGTTCGCTGGCCTGTTCCACCACTTTCATGCCTTTGCCACCGCCGCCAGCGGTCGCTTTCAGCAATACCGGATAGCCAATGCGTTCGGCAGCCGCAGCGAATGTTTCGATATCCTGCGCCGCGCCGTGATAGCCCGGCACCAACGGCACGCCAGCTTTTTCCATCAATGATTTTGCTGCGGATTTGCTGCCCATGGCATCGATGGCCGAGGCGGGCGGGCCGAGAAAAATCAGCCCTGCGTCTTTAATGGCCCGCGCGAAATCAGCATTTTCCGACAGAAAACCGTAACCGGGATGGATCGCCTGCGCGCCGCTAGACCGTGCGGCGTCGATCAGCTTGTCGATCATCAGGTAGCTGTCAGTCGCCTTGCTTCCACCCAGATCCACGCAGACATCGGCTTCACGGCTGTGACGTGCCTCCCGATCAATGGCGCTGTGCACGGCCACCGTGGTCAGGCCCATTCTTTTTGCGCTGCGCATGATGCGACAGGCTATTTCGCCTCGATTGGCGATCAGTAGCGTGTTCAGCTCGGGCAAGCTCATGATTGCGAATCCTTGTGTGTTTCGGTCAGGGCAGGGCGTTCGCCAGGATGCTCATCCGGCGTGCTCTGCCAGCCGGGCGCGCGCTTTTGCAGAAAGGCGCGCAGGCCTTCCTGACCTTCGGCGCTGGTGCGGATGCGGGCAATGGCGCTTTCGCAGTAACGACGCAACGCAGGCGTCAACTCGCCGCTGCCCACCTCGCGCAGCAATTCTTTGCTGACGCGCATGGCCTGCGGGCTGTTGAGCAGCAGGTTCTCGATCCATTCAAGCGTTCGCGCTTCCAGCTCGGTGCCCGCATAGCACTCGGCAATCAGGCCGATCTGCTGTGCGCGCCGGCCGTCGAAGCGTTCCGCGGTCAGTGCATAACGCCGTGCTGCGCGTTCGCCTATGGCTTGAACCACAAACGGGCTGATAACCGCCGGAGCGAGGCCGATGCGTACTTCTGAAAGGCAGAACTGCGCGTCCTCGGCAGCGATAGCCATGTCGCAGCAACTGATCAGGCCCAGCGCACCGCCAAAGGCTGCGCCCTGAACCACGGCCAGCGTGGGCAGCTTCAATCTGGCGAGGGTGTACATCAGCTCCGCCAGCTCCCGTGCATCGTCCAGATTGGTGTTGTAATCCATATCGGCGGCCTGCTGCATCCAGGCCAGATCAGCGCCCGCACTGAAGTGTCGGCCGCGGCCACGGAGCAGCAGAAAACGCAGGCTGGAATTGGCTTGTACCTGGTCCAGCGCGATGATCAGTTCGCGAATCATCTGCGCATTGAATGCGTTGTTCTTGTCCGCACGGTTCAGCCACAGGGTGGCGAAACCTCGCGGGTCTTCGAGCAGTTCTATGGTGGCGAATGAGGTCATGGTGATTTCCCCGCTTACATGCGGAACAGGCCAAAGGTCGTGGGTTCGATGGGCGCATTGAGCGAAGCGGAGAGGGCCAGCGCCAGTATCTCGCGGGTCTGCGCCGGGTCGATGACGCCGTCGTCCCACAGGCGGGCGCTGGAGTAATACGGATGGCCCTGATGTTCATACTGATCGAGGATCGGCTGTTTCAGCTCGGCCTGTTGTTGCGGGCTGAAGGCCTGCCCTGCGCGTTCAGCCTGTTCGCACTTGACCTGCACCAGCACGCCGGCCGCCTGCTCGCCACCCATCACGCCGATTCTCGCGTTGGGCCACATCCACAGAAAACGCGGGTCGTAAGCGCGGCCGCACATGCCGTAGTTGCCAGCCCCGAAACTGCCACCGATGATCACCGTGAATTTCGGCACCCTGGCGCAGGCTACGGCGGTGACCAGCTTGGCGCCATGCTTGGCGATGCCACCCGCTTCGTACTTCTGACCGACCATGAAACCAGTGATGTTCTGCAGAAACAGCAGCGGAATCCCGCGCTGGCAGGCCAGTTCGATGAAATGCGCGCCTTTCTGGGCGGCTTCGGCGAAGAGGATGCCGTTATTGGCCAGAATGGCGATCGGGTAACCGTGCAGATGCGCAAAACCGCAGACCAGCGTGGTGCCGAACAGCGCCTTGAACTCATCAAGGACCGAGCCGTCCACCAGTCGGGCGATGATTTCCCGTACATCAAACGGCTGTTTGGTGTCGGTCGGAATAATGCCGTACAGCTCGTCACTGGCGTAGAGCGGGGCAACGGGGGTGATGACGTTCAACTGACCCTGCTTGCGCCAGTTGAGGTTGGCGATACTGCGCCGTGCCAGCGCCAGTGCGTGTTCGTCGCTCTCAGCGTAATGATCGGCAACCCCGGACGTGCGGCAATGCACGTCGGCACCGCCCAGGTCCTCGGCGCTCACTACTTCGCCGGTGGCGGCTTTGACCAGTGGCGGCCCGGCCAGAAAGATTGTGGCTTGCTGGCGTACCATGATCGCTTCGTCGGCCATCGCCGGTACATAGGCCCCGCCTGCTGTGCAGGAGCCCATGACCACGGCGATCTGGGCAATGCCCTGGGCACTCATGTTGGCCTGATTGAAGAAGATTCGCCCGAAGTGCTCGCGATCCGGAAACACCTCGTCCTGACGTGGCAGGTTGGCACCGCCGGAGTCCACCAGATAGATGCATGGCAGGCGATTCTGCTGGGCGATGGTCTGCGCCCGCAGGTGTTTTTTGACCGTCAGCGGGTAATAGGAGCCGCCTTTCACCGTGGCATCGTTGGCGATAATCATGCATTCGACGCCTTCGACGCGGCCGATGCCGGCAATGACACCGGCCGCCGGGACGTCTTCGCCATACACGTCGTGCGCGGCCAACTGGCCGATTTCCAGAAACGGCGAGCCCGTGTCCAGCAAGCGATTGATGCGTTCGCGCGGCAGCAACTTGCCACGCGAGGTATGGCGTTCCTGGGCTTTTGGCCCACCGCCTTGGCGGACAGTGTTCAGCAGGCTGCGCAAGTTTTCGACCTGTTGCAGCAACGCGGCATGGTTGAGCGAAAACTCTGCGGAACGCGGGTTGATGCGGGTGTGCAGGATGGCCATGAGGACTCCGGAATCAACGGGTTTCGTTGAACAGTTCGCGACCAATGAGCATGCGGCGTATTTCGCTGGTGCCTGCGCCGATCTCGTAGAGCTTGGCGTCGCGTAACAGTCGACCGGCCGGAAACTCGTTGATGTAGCCATTGCCGCCGAGAATCTGAATGGCATCCAGCGCCATCTGGGTGGCCCGCTCGGCGCTGTACAGGATCACGCCTGCCGCATCCTTGCGCGTGGTTTCGCCACGATCACAGGCCTGGGCGACGGCATACAGATAGGCCCGGCTGGCGTTGAGCTGGGTGTACATGTCGGCAACCTTGCCCTGAATCAGCTGAAACTCGCCGATGCTCTGGCCGAACTGCTTGCGGTCATGAATGTAGGGGACGACCACGTCCATGCAGGCCTGCATGATGCCGGTCGGCCCGCCCGAGAGCACCACGCGCTCGTAATCCAGGCCGCTCATTAGCACCCGGACGCCGCCGTCGAGCACGCCCAGCAGGTTTTCTTCCGGCACCTCGACATCGTCGAAGAACAGTTCGCAGGTGTTGGAGCCGCGCATGCCCAGCTTGTCGAACTTGCTGCCGCGAGAAAATCCTTTCCAGTCGCGTTCGACGATGAACGCGCTGATGCCATGCGCTGCTTTCTCCAGGTCGGTCTTGGCGTAGATCACATACGTGTTGGCGTCCGGCCCGTTGGTGATCCAGGTTTTGCTGCCGTTGAGGATATAGCGGTCGCCACGCTTGTCGGCCCGCAGCTTCATCGACACCACGTCCGAGCCCGCATTGGGTTCGCTCATGGCCAGTGCGCCAACGTGTTCGCCGCTGATCAGCCTTGGCAGGTAACGGGCTTTCTGCTCGGGGTTGCCGTTACGGTTGATCTGGTTGACGCACAGGTTCGAGTGCGCGCCGTAGGACAACGCTACCGACGCCGAGCCACGACTGATCTCTTCCATGGCCACCACATGCGCCAGATACCCGAGACCCGCGCCGCCGTACTCTTCACTAACAGTGATGCCCAGCACGCCCATTTCACCGAATTTGCGCCACATGTCGGCCGGGAACAGGTTGTCCTTGTCGATCTGTGCGGCGCGAGGGGTGAGCTCTGCAGCGACGAACGATTGCAACTGATCGCGGAGCATGTCGATGGTTTCGCCCAAGGCGAAGTTCAGGCTGGGGTAACTCATGGGCAGCGTTCCTGTTTTATTCTTGGATGTCGTTCTGAACGATTGGCTATGACCTTTACGTTAACGTAAACCTGAGAGTGTGCACTGTCAACGTTCTGTTTAACACCTGTAGGAGCGTCAGGAGGTTGCGGTGCTGACCGGCGAGCTTCGGGCAAGAAGGGGATACGTGACGCGGAGCGTTGGTACGAGCGTCATCCGTGCAAGGAAGGCCGGTGAAATCCAGGAAAGCACGAAGGGGAGCCTGGGCTCCCCTTCAAGTTCTATTGCTATGCTCTTTTTTGTTTGTCGGGAGGCCTGTTGTTGTTTTTGGCGACCTGTCCCTTCACATCTTTTTTGAGCGATCCACATACGGGATCAAGAGCAAACGTATTTTTTTGAGCGCTGATGCCACTTTCATCGTATCGATCCAACCAGTACGGGGGCTGCCTCGGGGCAGTTTTATTGTTCTCTGTCTGGCTGCGAACGGCCTGCAGGGCAAGTCGTTCAGAAAAGCTATCCACTCCAAAAAAATCTGTTAGCTGCGTCTCTGTCCGTGTTGTTCTTGTTATGTCAGAGTCGATACGTATTGTTTTTATTGGGTTGCTGCGTGCTTTTATTCTTGTTGTACAAAGGATATAGCAGGACCCGTGCCAGTTTTTTCAAAGCCCCTGAAACCGGGCATTTGCGGTTTTTTTCGGGCATCGGGTCGTCTGATTCTGTTGTCGGTTGTTTCCGTGTTACCCGTTTGTCTCGACAGGACGCAGTCAGGGTAACACTCCGCGACAACGTGTCGCACCCTGTTACCGACCGGTGACGGTTGTCAGGCTGACAGCCGGGCCTTGGCCACGCGCGAGCCGTTGCTGCGCCCCAGCACCTCGCAGATTCGCTGGCCAGCCTGGATGACTTGATCAAGATCAACGCCGGTCTCGATACCCAGCCCTTGCAACATGTACAGCACATCCTCGGTGGCGACATTGCCGCTCGCCCCCTTGGCGTAGGGGCAGCCGCCCAGGCCTGCGACAGAGCTGTCGAATACCTGGATGCCTTCTTCCAGACTGGCGTAAATGTTCACCAGCGCCTGGCCGTAGGTGTCGTGAAAGTGTCCGGCCAGTTTGCTGCGGGGGATGTGTGCAGCCACTGCATTGAACAGGGCGCGGGCAGCGCCGGGCGTGCCGATGCCAATGGTGTCGCCCAGCGAAATCTCGTAACAGCCCATGGCATGCAGCTCATTGGCAACTGCGACGACCTGTTCGGGCGACACATTGCCCTCATAAGGGCAACCCAATACGCAGGACACATAACCCCGAACCCGCAAGCCATGCAGGCGAGCGGCGGCCATGACCGGCGCGAAGCGTTCCAGGCTTTCGCTGATCGAGCAGTTCAGGTTGCGCTGAGAGAATGCCTGGCTCGCTGCGGCGAAGACTGCGACTTCTCCGGCACCGGCTGCCAGCGCATCTTCGAACCCTCTGAGATTTGGCGTCAGGGCCGAATATATTACGCCCTCACGGCGCTGAATCTGCGCCAGCACCTGGGCCGAACCCGCCATTTGCGGCACCCATCTGGCGGACACGAAACTGCCCGCTTCTATGTGGCCAAATCCGGCAGCACTCAGGTCGTCGACCAGACGCACCTTGGCCTCGACACTGATCGGCAGCGCCTCATTCTGCAAACCGTCACGCGGACCGACTTCGACGATATTCACTTTTTGCGGGAGTGACATGGCAGTGCCTGCAGGGTCAGTGTGACGTGGCGGCGGTTTTATCGAGCTCGGCGCGGCAACGCTCTTCGGCGGTGTCCAGTTCCAGTTGCATCTGCTGAATGTCCAGCAGTTGCTGTTCCAGTTGCGCCCGGCGCTCGGTGATTTTGCCGAGCATGGTCTGCAATTGTTTCTGGTTACCGCCGCTCGGGTCGTACAGCGAAATCAGCTCTTTGCATTCGGCCAGTGAAAAGCCGATCCGCTTGCCGCGCAGGATCAGTTTCAGGGTGACTTTGTCACGCGCCGAATAGATACGCTCCAGCCCCTTGCGTTCCGGGCTGAGCATGCCTTGCTCTTCATAGAAGCGGATTGCGCGGGTGGTGATGTCCAGCTCGCGGGCAAGTTCGGAAATACTGTAGGTCTGACTGCTCATGGTGGTACTCGGCGGGGCTTGGGCTCTAACCTACGGTTGCTTTACGTATGCGTCAAGCTGCAAGCTACAAGCTACAAGTCAGAAGCTTGAGGCTTGCAGCTTCCTCTTCAGCCTTTTTCCTGAGCAACTATCCGCTGTGCCAGCTCGATGATCTGCTCTCGCATCCAGCGATTGGCAGGGTCCTGATCGGTGCTTTCGTGCCAGTAGAGATGGGTTTCGACCGAGGGAACGTCATTGATCGGCAGGTCCACATAATGCAGGTCGTTGCGACGGGCGAAGCGCTCCGGCACGGTCATGACCATATCGGTCTGCTGCAATACCTGGGTCGCCATGAGGTAATGCTGGGAGCGCAACGCGATTTTGCGCTGGATGCCCATCTTGCCCAGCGCAAGGTCCACATGGCCCAGTCCACTGCGGCGACTGGAGATATGAATGTGTGCTTGCGCCAGATAATCATCCAGCGTCACTGAGGCCTTGCCAGCCAGCGGGTGCGCCTTGCGCATGCTGCATACATAGCGGTCTTCCATCAGCTTGACATGGCGTACTTGCGGGTCGGTGTTGAGCGGCGCATCCACGGCGAAATCCAGGCGTCCGGCCGCCAGTTCCTTGGTGGTTTCACGGCGCTTGGACAAAAAGCTCTCGATGGTGACAGTAGGTGCCAGGCGTCGCAGCCGCTGGAACAGCGCTGGCAGGATCACCGCTTCGGTCAGGTCGGTCATGCTGATGCGGTAGTTCTTGTTGGCCTGCAACGGGTTGAATATGCGGCTTTCCTGCACCGAGACCCTGAGCAGCGACAGCGCATTGCGTACCGGGCCGATGATGTTCTGCGCCATGGGCGTAGGCACCATGCCTTGTGCCGTGCGCACGAACAACGGGTCGTTGAAGGTTTCGCGCAAGCGCGCCAGTGCATTGGAAACGGCGGGCTGGGTGATCCCGACGATCTGCCCGGCGCGGGTCAGGTTGGCCTCGGTATAGATGGCGTCGAAGACAATGAATAGGTTGAGATCGACCTTGCTCAGGTTCATGGGTGAGGATGCCTCGTACTGTTATTGTGGTTCGCCGTTTATCAGGTTAGGACGTGACGCAGCGTTGTTCGATCATATATCGGTTATGAATGTTTATACACGCCGAGAATAGATTAGATAAATGGCTGGAGGTTCTTTAGCATCCGTTTGACGACATCGACACTCTGACCGAGAAGGTAGCGGCCCATGGATTTCGCGTACTCCCCGAAAGTGCAGGCACTGCGTGAGCGCGTCACGGCGTTCATGGATGCTTACGTTTATCCCGCCGAGCCGGTCTTCGAACAGCAAGTGGCCGAAGGTGATCGCTGGCAGCCCACCGCAATCATGGAAGAACTCAAGGCCAAGGCAAAAGCCGAAGGTCTGTGGAATCTGTTTTTGCCGGAGTCTGAACTGGGCGCCGGGCTGAGCAATCTGGAGTACGCGCCGCTGGCGGAAATCATGGGCCGCTCGCTGCTGGGGCCGGAGCCGTTCAACTGCTCTGCGCCTGACACCGGCAACATGGAGGTGCTGGTGCGCTATGCCAGCGATGAGCAGAAAAAACAGTGGCTGGAGCCGCTGTTGCGCGGTGAGATTCGTTCGGCCTTTGCGATGACCGAGCCTGATGTGGCGTCTTCGGACGCGACCAACATGGCCGCACGCGCCGAGCGTGATGGCGATGAGTGGGTCATCAACGGACGTAAATGGTGGACCTCCGGGGCCTGTGACCCGCGCTGCAAAATTCTGATCTTCATGGGCCTGAGCAACCCCGACGGGCCGCGCCATCAGCAGCACTCCATGATTCTGGTGCCGGTCGATACGCCCGGCGTGAAGATCGTCCGGCCGCTGCCGGTATTCGGTTATGACGACGCGCCCCACGGGCATGCCGAAGTGCTGTTCGACAATGTGCGTTTGCCTTATGAAAACGTGTTACTGGGCGAGGGCCGAGGTTTCGAGATCGCTCAGGGGCGACTGGGCCCAGGGCGTATTCATCACTGCATGCGCTCTATCGGCATGGCTGAAAGGGCGCTTGAACTGATGTGCAAACGCGCCATCAACCGCGTCGCGTTTGGCCAGCCGCTGGCAAGACTGGGCGGCAACATCGATAAAATCGCTGATTCACGGATGGAGATCGATATGGCCAGGCTGCTGACCCTGAAAGCCGCCTATATGATGGACACGGCAGGTAACAAGGTCGCCAAAAGCGAAATTGCGCAGATCAAGGTGGTCGCGCCCAACGTTGCCCTGAACGTCATCGATCGTGCCATTCAGATGCATGGCGGTGCCGGGGTTTCCAATGATTTCCCGCTGGCCTACATGTACGCCATGCAACGCACCCTGCGGCTGGCCGATGGCCCGGATGAAGTGCACCGCGCTGCTATCGGCAAGTTCGAGCTGGGCAAGTACCTGCCTGCGGACCTGTCGCGCAGTCGCTCCTGAGCAGCAAGCGAGCTATTGCACCCAGACTTCGACACGGCGGTTCTTGATCCGGCCGTCGTCGATGTCATTGGTTGCCACCGGCATCTCGTCGCCCAGGCCAAGAATCTCGCGGAAGGTCACGCCGCTCTTCAGCAGCTCGCGGCGCACGGCCATGGCCCGAAGTCGTGACAGCAGGGCAGCACGTGCCGGGTCGCTCTTGGCATCGCCGAAGCCGACCAGTGTCACGTGCTGGTCGAGCCGGTCATTGGCCTTCAGGTAATCAACGACACGCTTGAGGTCTTGCTGAGCCTTGTTGTCCAGCCTGGCGCTGCCCTGCGCGAAGCGAAAATTGACCGAAAGCCGCTCGGCCTTGCGGGTCAACGCTTGATAGTCGGCAGGCATCTGGGCGGTGGGCTGAACCTTGAGCGCCTGCACGGTCTGCGCGACAAAACCTTCCTGAGCCACAATGGCCTGACCCTCGGCACTCTGCGCAAAACGCACCAGTGCCTGCGCCCAGCGTTGATGAGTGGCAGGCGGCACATACAGATAGAGCCGCCGCGACAACGGATAGTCTTCGGTAGCGATCAGGCTGATGGTCGGCAACATGGGCCTGGATTCACCGTCGGCAATGGCCACCGCTCTGGCGTGCCTGATCGACGGCATTCCGGTAAAGCCTACGCCATTGGGATCTTTGCTGACCTCATCGGACAATTGCTCGCTGGACTCGAAGCGCACCGCAGCACTGGACAGGTTCTTGCCATATTTGGCCAGTACCAGTTCCTTGAAGGTTTCGTAGGTGCCGGACTTTTCGTCGCGAACATACAGATGAATGACTCCCGGATTGCCACCCACTTCACTCCAGTCTCTGACTTCGCCGCTGAAAATGCGTGCCAGTTGCAACGTATCCAGCTGTCGCAGCGGGTTGCCGGGATGCACTATCACCGCAACGCCATCGATGGCGATGATTTGCTCACCTGCGGCGCTCTTGAGATCACCCAGACTGGCCAGTTCTCGGGCTTCCTGGTCCTTGATCGGTCGCGAAGAAGCGGCAATGTCGGCATTACCGGCCTTTAACGCGGTGAACCCGGTGCCTGAGCCATGCGCGGTGACCTCGACGCTGACTGTTTGGCCCGATGCGGTAGTGCCGACCACTCGCTGTTCGTTGAGCGCAGTACCCGGCACGCTCTGCACCGCTTGCATGCCTTGCTGGCGCAGCATGCCTTCGACCAGCGCAGGCCCGAGTTCGGCATTGATGGTGTTGGACCCTTGGATACGCAAGGTCGGCATATCGCTGGCGGGGACAGGCAACGCCGCCTGCGCAGTGAGGGGCAGGGTGGCGCTCGACAGGATCAGCGCCGTTAGCAGAGCGCGCAGCATCGGCGTCACCATGGATCACGGGAGGGTGTCGGGAGATTAAGACAGAGACGTTGCTGGAATATGACAGTTGAGCGATTAACGAGTCTTTAAACACCGGCCTGCTTTGTGTAATGGACAGGCCGGTGCAACGAGCGGCGGATCAGTTCAGTTCGAGCCAGATAGGCGCGTGATCCGATGGTTTTTCCATGCTGCGCAAATCGTAGTCCACGCCTGCAGCCTTGATGCGTGGCTGCAAACCGGTGGAGGTCATGATCAGGTCGATGCGCAGGCCGCGCTTCGGCTCGTCTTCAAAGCCACGGCTACGGTAGTCGAACCAGCTGAACCGGTCGTTCACCTCAGGGTGCAGGTAACGAAAACTGTCTACCAGCCCCCAGTTTTTCAGGCGCTCCATCCACTCGCGCTCTTCCGGCAGAAAGCTGCACTTGCCGGTTTTCAGCCAGCGCTTGGCATTGTCGGCACCGATACCAATGTCACAGTCTTGCGGCGAGATGTTCACATCGCCCATCACGATCAGCGGCTGCTCGTTGCTGAAACGGCTTTCCAGCAACGCCTGAAGGTCTTCATAGAAACGCTGCTTGGCCGGAAACTTGGTCGGGTGATCGCGACTTTCGCCCTGCGGAAAATAGCCATTCATGATGGTGACCGGCTGGCCATTGCTGTCTGCATAGGTGCCCCAGATGAAGCGCTTCTGGGATTCCTCGTTATCCCCCTCAAAGCCCTTGTGCAGTTCCAGCGGCGGATTGCGCGACAGCAGGGCGACCCCGTAGTGGCCTTTCTGGCCATGAAAATGCACGTGATAGCCCAGCGCTTCGATTTCCGCATAGGGAAATTGCTCGTCCGAGACCTTGGTTTCCTGAAGACCGATCACGTCAGGCTGGTGCTTTTCGATCAGCGCCGCCAATTGATGCGGTCGAGCGCGCAGCCCATTGATGTTGAACGAGACGATTTTCATAAAACAGCGGTCCTGAGCAAAACAAACTGCGATGCTAGCTGACCTGCCGATCGAGAACCAGCGTCGTCGGACACGACAGTGGCGCAGGGTCGGACAATTCGTTGGAACTGTTCTCAATCGCCATCACTCGAAAGCCTGCTGCCAAAACCGCTGCGCCAGACGCAGTTCCGTTAACACGAGGCCCTTTATGTCCCTACCTGTTGCCATCACGGGCGAAATCCGCCAGCTCGACAGCGGTTACTCCCGTGAAACCCGTGCCTTGCTGTTCAGGGCTTATCGGCACGACCCGACGTTCGCTTACCTGTTCAACGCTGAGCGTGAAGGGTACGAACAACGCGTGCTGGCGACCATTCGCCATCTGGTCAAACAGCATTTCCTGCAGAACCAGCCTGCGCTCGGTCTGTTCCTGGAGGATCGTCTGGTTGGTGTTGCACTGGTTGCGCCGCCTCAGCGTCGCCTGGGTGTTACCGAGAGCTGGGCCTGGCGTCTGCGCATGGTCATGGACACCGGTCTGGGCTGTACCCAACGCTACCTGGCGTATTACAACGCTGTGCTGGCCTGTGTGCCTTCGGAAACCGCGCATGTTCTGCCGCTGATCGGGCTTGATCCGGAATACCAGGGCCAGAAGCTCGGCCAAGACTTGAGCGAGCGACTGCTTGCGGCGTTGCACGACTGGTGCGCAGTAGACGAAAACTCGCAAGGGATTGTCGTCGACACCGGAAATCCCCGTTATTTCGAGTTCTATAAGCGACAAGGCTACGAGGAAATTGGCGAGATCGCCGTAGGACCTGTTCGCGAACATGTGTTCTT from Pseudomonas syringae includes:
- a CDS encoding acyl-CoA dehydrogenase; translation: MDFAYSPKVQALRERVTAFMDAYVYPAEPVFEQQVAEGDRWQPTAIMEELKAKAKAEGLWNLFLPESELGAGLSNLEYAPLAEIMGRSLLGPEPFNCSAPDTGNMEVLVRYASDEQKKQWLEPLLRGEIRSAFAMTEPDVASSDATNMAARAERDGDEWVINGRKWWTSGACDPRCKILIFMGLSNPDGPRHQQHSMILVPVDTPGVKIVRPLPVFGYDDAPHGHAEVLFDNVRLPYENVLLGEGRGFEIAQGRLGPGRIHHCMRSIGMAERALELMCKRAINRVAFGQPLARLGGNIDKIADSRMEIDMARLLTLKAAYMMDTAGNKVAKSEIAQIKVVAPNVALNVIDRAIQMHGGAGVSNDFPLAYMYAMQRTLRLADGPDEVHRAAIGKFELGKYLPADLSRSRS
- a CDS encoding substrate-binding domain-containing protein, encoding MLRALLTALILSSATLPLTAQAALPVPASDMPTLRIQGSNTINAELGPALVEGMLRQQGMQAVQSVPGTALNEQRVVGTTASGQTVSVEVTAHGSGTGFTALKAGNADIAASSRPIKDQEARELASLGDLKSAAGEQIIAIDGVAVIVHPGNPLRQLDTLQLARIFSGEVRDWSEVGGNPGVIHLYVRDEKSGTYETFKELVLAKYGKNLSSAAVRFESSEQLSDEVSKDPNGVGFTGMPSIRHARAVAIADGESRPMLPTISLIATEDYPLSRRLYLYVPPATHQRWAQALVRFAQSAEGQAIVAQEGFVAQTVQALKVQPTAQMPADYQALTRKAERLSVNFRFAQGSARLDNKAQQDLKRVVDYLKANDRLDQHVTLVGFGDAKSDPARAALLSRLRAMAVRRELLKSGVTFREILGLGDEMPVATNDIDDGRIKNRRVEVWVQ
- the xthA gene encoding exodeoxyribonuclease III, with the translated sequence MKIVSFNINGLRARPHQLAALIEKHQPDVIGLQETKVSDEQFPYAEIEALGYHVHFHGQKGHYGVALLSRNPPLELHKGFEGDNEESQKRFIWGTYADSNGQPVTIMNGYFPQGESRDHPTKFPAKQRFYEDLQALLESRFSNEQPLIVMGDVNISPQDCDIGIGADNAKRWLKTGKCSFLPEEREWMERLKNWGLVDSFRYLHPEVNDRFSWFDYRSRGFEDEPKRGLRIDLIMTSTGLQPRIKAAGVDYDLRSMEKPSDHAPIWLELN
- a CDS encoding GNAT family N-acetyltransferase, which translates into the protein MSLPVAITGEIRQLDSGYSRETRALLFRAYRHDPTFAYLFNAEREGYEQRVLATIRHLVKQHFLQNQPALGLFLEDRLVGVALVAPPQRRLGVTESWAWRLRMVMDTGLGCTQRYLAYYNAVLACVPSETAHVLPLIGLDPEYQGQKLGQDLSERLLAALHDWCAVDENSQGIVVDTGNPRYFEFYKRQGYEEIGEIAVGPVREHVFFHPNPQVSLAVPDATV